A genome region from Rhodopseudomonas boonkerdii includes the following:
- a CDS encoding HdeA/HdeB family chaperone has product MKTARVLLASMIVFVSMPARAVTIDLATMSCKQFVESKPDEIQMVLTWIDGWYKGDSDDALIDTDVFVENAKKFGAYCATNPGVSIVTAAEKILGK; this is encoded by the coding sequence TATTGCTTGCGTCCATGATCGTATTTGTCAGCATGCCTGCCAGGGCCGTGACCATCGATCTCGCCACCATGTCGTGCAAGCAGTTCGTCGAATCCAAGCCCGACGAGATCCAGATGGTGCTGACCTGGATCGATGGCTGGTACAAGGGCGACTCCGACGATGCGCTGATCGATACAGATGTGTTCGTAGAAAACGCCAAGAAGTTCGGCGCCTATTGCGCCACCAATCCGGGCGTCAGCATCGTCACCGCGGCCGAGAAGATTCTGGGCAAGTAG
- a CDS encoding DUF6894 family protein, whose product MPLFYFHIISEDTFLDEEGTSFESEQDAMKHARELAAELVRSTGVVKGAIVVENDDAGGMFEVPLSSWNN is encoded by the coding sequence TTGCCGCTCTTCTATTTTCACATCATCTCCGAGGATACCTTTCTCGACGAGGAGGGCACCAGCTTCGAGTCCGAGCAGGATGCGATGAAGCATGCGCGCGAACTCGCCGCGGAACTGGTCCGAAGCACGGGCGTCGTGAAGGGCGCGATCGTCGTGGAGAACGACGACGCTGGCGGCATGTTCGAAGTGCCACTCTCCTCGTGGAACAATTGA